From a region of the Synergistaceae bacterium genome:
- a CDS encoding head-tail connector protein, whose product MSGITERRKNADLRFKQMMQDRRDYIDWWRQLSDMYAPNRGRFSVDELPRKRALRFNSRARQIPDDFAAGMKSGLTSPSRPWFTLTLYDTGLAELESVKAWLTEIQDIMQGTMLRTNLYDQLFDVYKEEGIFGTAALLIEEDDEDIFRAQALTIGSYAIGVDKRGRVNRFCRQFKRTLIQLANEFGESKLPEELRYRLKENRDNSNYELRNLIQPSDEYRQNDGVTGKFKFISYWWLAGYNEPEFLRVGGYHEFPVMCPRWRIINDDIYGREQPGDTGFDDAKTLQDLEIDERSAIKKGVCPPVAMPESLTQGDLQDEPGGVTIYNPMGDGVPAITPLYQVQFDHKSVAAKRLEITEHLEEIFYVNMFKMWTTDLRANRTATEIQARESEKMFMLGPLIERQMSEMLDPMINRIFAIMQRAGKFPPPPPEIADREIKIEYMSILANVQKQSASAGITQILEAANVLVQLQAGTGKAPDVLDKIDCDEIIDQLADMYVIPAGIVLGDDAVQAKRD is encoded by the coding sequence ATGTCAGGAATAACAGAACGGCGCAAAAATGCAGATTTGAGATTTAAGCAAATGATGCAGGATCGGCGGGATTATATAGACTGGTGGCGGCAATTGTCGGATATGTACGCACCGAATCGCGGAAGATTCAGCGTTGACGAATTACCGAGAAAGCGGGCACTAAGATTTAACAGCAGGGCACGGCAAATTCCCGACGACTTCGCAGCCGGAATGAAAAGCGGATTAACAAGTCCCTCCCGTCCGTGGTTCACTCTGACACTTTATGATACAGGACTCGCGGAACTTGAAAGCGTTAAAGCATGGCTCACAGAAATTCAAGATATTATGCAGGGCACAATGTTAAGGACAAATCTATATGATCAACTTTTCGACGTGTACAAAGAAGAGGGGATTTTCGGGACTGCTGCATTATTAATAGAAGAAGATGACGAGGATATATTCAGGGCGCAGGCTTTAACAATAGGCAGTTACGCAATCGGTGTAGATAAGCGCGGGCGTGTAAATAGATTTTGCCGGCAGTTCAAGCGGACATTAATACAGCTTGCGAACGAATTCGGCGAGTCAAAATTGCCTGAAGAGTTAAGATACAGGCTCAAAGAAAATCGGGATAATTCAAATTACGAATTGCGCAACCTGATACAACCTTCCGACGAGTATAGACAAAATGACGGAGTAACAGGCAAATTTAAATTTATCTCGTACTGGTGGCTTGCGGGATATAATGAGCCTGAATTTTTACGGGTAGGCGGTTATCATGAATTCCCCGTGATGTGTCCGAGATGGCGAATAATCAACGATGATATATACGGACGAGAACAGCCGGGCGACACAGGATTTGACGACGCTAAAACATTGCAGGATCTAGAAATAGACGAACGCAGCGCAATTAAAAAAGGTGTCTGTCCTCCCGTTGCAATGCCTGAAAGTCTCACGCAGGGAGATTTACAAGATGAGCCGGGCGGTGTAACAATTTATAATCCTATGGGTGATGGAGTGCCGGCAATAACGCCGTTATATCAGGTGCAATTCGATCACAAGAGTGTAGCAGCAAAACGGCTTGAGATAACCGAGCATTTAGAAGAAATTTTTTATGTGAACATGTTCAAGATGTGGACGACTGATTTACGGGCAAATCGTACAGCTACAGAGATACAAGCGCGAGAAAGCGAAAAAATGTTTATGCTTGGGCCGTTGATTGAACGCCAAATGTCTGAAATGCTAGATCCCATGATTAATAGGATATTCGCAATAATGCAGAGAGCTGGCAAATTTCCGCCCCCGCCTCCTGAAATAGCAGACCGAGAAATCAAAATAGAATACATGAGCATTCTTGCTAACGTTCAAAAGCAATCAGCAAGCGCGGGAATAACTCAAATATTAGAGGCCGCAAATGTCTTAGTGCAATTACAGGCGGGAACGGGTAAAGCTCCCGACGTGCTAGACAAAATCGACTGTGATGAGATTATTGACCAGTTAGCAGATATGTACGTAATACCGGCGGGCATTGTCTTAGGAGATGACGCAGTTCAGGCAAAACGCGAT